CGACTAACAAATCTTTTATTGATTCCAGTTGATCAAGCAATGCGTGTGAGCACTTACAGACAGGTTGGCATATCGTTTAAGGAGGTGATCCAGCCCCAGGTTCCCCTAGGGCTACCTTGTTACGACTTCACCCCAGTCATGAATCACAAAGTGGTAACCGTCCCCCTTGCGGTTAGACTAGCTACTTCTTTTGCAACCCACTCCCATGGTGTGACGGGCGGTGTGTACAAGGCCCGGGAACGTATTCACCGCAACGTTCTGATTTGCGATTACTAGCGATTCCGACTTCATGGAGTCGAGTTGCAGACTCCAATCCGGACTACGAACGGTTTTACGGGATTAGCTCCACCTCGCGGTTTGGCAACCCTTTGTACCGCCCATTGTAGCACGTGTGTAGCCCAGGTCGTAAGGGCCATGATGACTTGACGTCATCCCCACCTTCCTCCGGTTTGTCACCGGCAGTCTCCTTAGAGTTCCCGCCATTACGCGCTGGCAACTAAGGACAAGGGTTGCGCTCGTTACGGGACTTAACCCAACATCTCACGACACGAGCTGACGACAGCCATGCAGCACCTGTCTCAGAGCTCCCGAAGGCACCAATCCATCTCTGGAAAGTTCTCTGGATGTCAAGACCTGGTAAGGTTCTTCGCGTTGCGTCGAATTAAACCACATGCTCCACCGCTTGTGCGGGCCCCCGTCAATTCATTTGAGTTTTAATCTTGCGACCGTACTCCCCAGGCGGTCTACTTAGTGCGTTAGCTGCGCCACTAAGAGCTCAAGGCTCCCAACGGCTAGTAGACATCGTTTACGGCGTGGACTACCAGGGTATCTAATCCTGTTTGCTCCCCACGCTTTCGCACCTCAGTGTCAGTATGAGTCCAGGGTGTCGCCTTCGCCACTGATGTTCCTCCAGATATCTACGCATTTCACCGCTACACCTGGAATTCCACACCCCTCTACCCTACTCTAGCTTGCCAGTTCTAACTGCAGTGCCCAGGTTGAGCCCGGGGATTTCACAGCTAGCTTAACAAACCACCTACGTGCGCTTTACGCCCAGTAATTCCGATTAACGCTTGCACCCTCCGTATTACCGCGGCTGCTGGCACGGAGTTAGCCGGTGCTTCTTCTGTGGGTAACATCAATTCACTCACGTATTAGGTGAATGACTTTTCTCCCCACTGAAAGTGCTTTACAACCCTAAGGCCTTCTTCACACACGCGGCATGGCTGGATCAGGCTTGCGCCCATTGTCCAATATTCCCCACTGCTGCCTCCCGTAGGAGTCTGGACCGTGTCTCAGTTCCAGTGTGACTGATCATCCTCTCAGACCAGTTACGGATCGTCGCCTTGGTAGGCCTTTACCCCACCAACTAGCTAATCCGACATGGGCTCATCTGATAGCGAGAGGTCCGAAGATCCCCCCCTTTCCCCCGTAGGGCGTATGCGGTATTAGCGTCCCTTTCGAGACGTTGTCCCCCACTACCAGGCAGATTCCCATGTATTACTCACCCGTCCGCCGCTTTACTCATTCCGAAGAACTTTCGCGCTCGACTTGCATGTGTTAGGCCTGCCGCCAGCGTTCAATCTGAGCCATGATCAAACTCTTCAGTTTAAAATCAGGTGTCGTCTATTCGGCGAACCGAGTAGAACAACTAAAACGTGCTCAGACTTGTTAAACACAAATAACATTACTGTTCGTGCGTTCACTTCATCTGATAATTTGCTTGTTGCCAATCACCATCCGCAAGTGCCCACACGCATTGCTTGATCTGTCTTGTTAAAAAACCGGTTAGCGCTTCGGCTCAACCGTGGGAGGCGCATTATACGCACCTTCTTAATCTCTGCAAGCTTTTTGTTTGATGACTTAAACATATTTGCCTGGCTTACGTACAGCAAAACTTTTCAGCTTTTACTGCCACTCACCTTAAGTGAGGCGCGCATTATACGCATTAACTTTCAGCTGTAAACCACTAATTTAATTAATTTTTTACAACACAACCAAGCATTAAATCAAATAGCCTTTATTTGGCCACCTGCTTGGCAGGGCGCGCACTATACGAATCAAACCCCACCCAGGCAAGCTTTTTCTAACAATACTTCTTGTACTGCGCTATTTGGCCCAATTAACGGACAAACAACCCAAAAATCACTCAACACAAAACAAATGACACTTCTTTTTGCCCAAACGTACCAAATAAAAACACCCAAAGAAAGCCAAGCCAGGCGCAAATGAGGCAGCTACATTCATGTTGTCATCCAACCCCTTTGCAACACCATTAATAGATACTGCATTTTTAGCAAGCGCATCCTTTATTTGTTTTCCCGATGCAGCCAACTCAACATCAGCCAATAGCTGGGTCATCGGAAGACCAACCAAACTGGAGCGCTGAATTCTTGATGATGGCAAGCCATCCTGCTGAAGCTGCATAAAATCAGACTCACTGAGCGAAGAAAGCTCATCACTGAATAACGCCTGAGTGATGCGCTGAGCCCCAAGCAGCGCTGACTCGCCATGCACAATTTTAGTTACCTCTTCAGCCAATATACGCTGCGCCTCAGGCTTGCCTTGTCGCGCCGCATCTTCAGCCTCAATAAGCGCAATCTGTTCAACAGTTAAAAAAGTGAAATAACGCAAGAATTTATAAACATCAGCATCCGCCGTATTAAGCCAGAACTGATAGAAAGCATAGGGCGAGGTTTTTGCAGCATCGAGCCACACCGTTCCCGACTCGGTTTTACCAAACTTGGTACCGTCGGATTTAGTCACCAATGGCATAGTCAAGCCAAACACCTGAGCAGAATGCATGCGGCGAGCCAGATCAATCCCACCGGTAATATTGCCCCACTGATCACTGCCACCAATCTGCAAGGTACAATTATTGCGCACATAGAGCTCAGCGAAATCATAGGATTGCAACAACATATATGTGAACTCAGTAAAGGAGATCCCCTCACCCTCACGCTCAATACGCTGCTTGACCGACTCTTTATTGATCATGTTGTTGACAGAAAAATGCTTGCCCACATCGCGCAAAAATGTCAGCACATCCAGCTTACCGACCCAATCGAGGTTATTAACCAGCTCAGCCGCGTTTTGACCGCACTCAAAATCAATAAATTGACTTACCTGCTTTTTTAACTTGCTCACCCAATCAGCAACAACATCCGAGGTATTCAATTTGCGCTCCTGCGCCTTGAAGCTTGGGTCACCGATCAACCCTGTAGCACCACCGACTAACGCAATCGGCTTGTGACCAGCCAGTTGGAAGCGCTTAAGCATCAACAGCGGTACCAAGCTGCCAATATGCAAACTGTCTGCCGTTGGATCAAAGCCGCAATACAGCGTACGACTGGCAGAATTGAGATGCTCAACAATGGCCTCACCACCTGTCATTTGGGCAATCAGTCCGCGGTCCTGCAACTCTTGCAGGAAGTTCGTGTCAATAGCTGTCATAACGCACCAACCAAGCTTGTAAAAAGTGTTTCGGATAGGAACAAAAAGGCGGCAAAGATACCTCATCCGCCTTCAATTACAAGACTAAAAGGACTGGTTATTGCAAGCTGATGAATTTTTGGGGTGTTAATGGCATTTTTTTCTGCTATAAATGCTCCTTCTTGGATCACTTCTCTATAAAAGAAATGCGACAAATTTACCGATGCCACCAATAAAGCACTATTACAGTATTGTCCGATCGACCCTTTTGGAACACGTGCCGCGTGGACATCTCGCTGCGGCAGCGTTGATTTCTGCGGGCTTGTTGATTCTTATTGGTAGCAGCAACGATTCCAGCCCCCAAGCGGTTAGTGTACAAAGCGTAAATATCCCCGGCCTTGAGATACAGGGCACCGAAACCCAAGCAACCCCCATCGCTATACCTCCAGTTGAAGCAATTATCCAGGAAGTAGCCGCCAAAGCTGAAACACCTGTTGCGGAAACTCAAACACCCATCGGGCCGCAATGGAAAGAGTTTACTATTCAAAATGGCGATAACCTGTCCATTTTGTTTAAACGAGCAGGACTCAATGACCGCTCAATTTATGAATTATTTAGCGATGCCAAAGACGCCAAAGATTTACGCCACATTCGCCCCGGCCAAAAAATGTCCTTTTTGGTTGAGAACGGCCGACTAACTGGGCTCAAATATGTCATCAATGAGCTGAACAGCCTTACTTTTGAGCGCGGCAATAAGGGCTTTACCGGCAAGCAGATCGCACTTAAGCCCGATATTAAATATGCATTCCGCCAGGCAACCATCGACAGCTCTCTTTATATGGCAGGTAAACGTGCAGGCATGCCCAGCAACCTGACCATGGAAATGGCAAATATTTTTGGTTGGGATATCGATTTTGCATTGGACATCCAAAAAGGCGACAGCTTTAAGGTGATGTATGAAGAGCAATTTCTGGACGGTAAAAGAATTGGCGTCGGCAAAGTCATGGCAGCCGAATTTACCAATGGTGGCAAAACGTTTAAAGCAGTGAGATATACCGATAAAGAAGGCAATAGCGCCTATTACACACCTGATGGCCGTGGCATGCATAAGGCATTTCTGCGCACCCCGATTGAGTTTGCCCGCATTAGCTCCCACTTCAATCTGGCACGTAAACACCCGGTATTACATATTATCCGCGCGCACAAAGGCACCGACTATGCTGCCGCACGTGGTACGCCAATCCGTGCAACAGGTAACGGTAAGGTGTCATTTGCAGGCGTTAAAGGTGGATATGGCAACGTGGTTATTATCCAGCACGGCCAAGGTATAGCGACACTGTACGGACACATGAATGGATTTGCCAAGGGTGTCCGCAATGGTTCACGAGTGAGTCAGGGTGATGTTATTGGTTACGTGGGCTCTACCGGTTTGGCTTCTGGCCCACACTTGCACTATGAATTCCACGTCAATGGACAGGTGCGCAACCCAGTGACCGTCCCGCTTCCTAAATCGATTGGTATAGAAAAAACAGAAATTGCACGTTTTACTGAAACTACGCGCCCATTAATTGCCAAGCTGGATCAGTTCAAATCGTCTAACCGCCTCGCCATTGCGAACAACAGCACCAACAGCAATTAACCCTCGGCATGGCGCTATATTTAGTCGCGCCAACCTATCGCGGGAACAATTCGATGTCCCACCCCCACTACTATATTGGCCTTATGTCAGGCACCAGTGCAGATGCAATCGATGCTGTACTGGTAACATTTGATGAACATCCACGCCTGATTGCCCATTACAGCGAGCCATTATCCGATAGCCTGCGCGAACAAATTCATGCCCTTGCCCTACCGTCAGATAATGAGATTGATCGCGTAGGTGCGCTAGACATCTCACTGGGGCAGCATTTTGCCCGGATCAGCCTGACACTCCTGCAGCACGCAGAGGTAGATCCCGAGCAGGTAATGGCGATAGGCAGCCATGGGCAAACCATCCGCCATAGGCCGCCCGGTTCCCCGCAGGGTTGTTTTACCCTGCAGATTGGCGACCCTAATACGATTGCCGAACTTACCGGAATAACCACTGTGGCTGATTTTCGGCGACGCGATATGGCGGCTGGTG
The nucleotide sequence above comes from Cellvibrio sp. PSBB023. Encoded proteins:
- the tyrS gene encoding tyrosine--tRNA ligase, whose amino-acid sequence is MTAIDTNFLQELQDRGLIAQMTGGEAIVEHLNSASRTLYCGFDPTADSLHIGSLVPLLMLKRFQLAGHKPIALVGGATGLIGDPSFKAQERKLNTSDVVADWVSKLKKQVSQFIDFECGQNAAELVNNLDWVGKLDVLTFLRDVGKHFSVNNMINKESVKQRIEREGEGISFTEFTYMLLQSYDFAELYVRNNCTLQIGGSDQWGNITGGIDLARRMHSAQVFGLTMPLVTKSDGTKFGKTESGTVWLDAAKTSPYAFYQFWLNTADADVYKFLRYFTFLTVEQIALIEAEDAARQGKPEAQRILAEEVTKIVHGESALLGAQRITQALFSDELSSLSESDFMQLQQDGLPSSRIQRSSLVGLPMTQLLADVELAASGKQIKDALAKNAVSINGVAKGLDDNMNVAASFAPGLAFFGCFYLVRLGKKKCHLFCVE
- a CDS encoding OapA family protein, producing MPRGHLAAAALISAGLLILIGSSNDSSPQAVSVQSVNIPGLEIQGTETQATPIAIPPVEAIIQEVAAKAETPVAETQTPIGPQWKEFTIQNGDNLSILFKRAGLNDRSIYELFSDAKDAKDLRHIRPGQKMSFLVENGRLTGLKYVINELNSLTFERGNKGFTGKQIALKPDIKYAFRQATIDSSLYMAGKRAGMPSNLTMEMANIFGWDIDFALDIQKGDSFKVMYEEQFLDGKRIGVGKVMAAEFTNGGKTFKAVRYTDKEGNSAYYTPDGRGMHKAFLRTPIEFARISSHFNLARKHPVLHIIRAHKGTDYAAARGTPIRATGNGKVSFAGVKGGYGNVVIIQHGQGIATLYGHMNGFAKGVRNGSRVSQGDVIGYVGSTGLASGPHLHYEFHVNGQVRNPVTVPLPKSIGIEKTEIARFTETTRPLIAKLDQFKSSNRLAIANNSTNSN